A region of Lacinutrix sp. Hel_I_90 DNA encodes the following proteins:
- a CDS encoding 5-(carboxyamino)imidazole ribonucleotide synthase yields the protein MNYFSSQFKLGILGGGQLGKMMLNVTRKFDITTHVLGVNDDAPCRIACDQFTTGDLMDFETVYNFGKQVDLLTFEIENVNVDALEKLEKKGIKVYPSSKNLRIIQNKAKQKLFYLDHNLPTSDFSRFAYASEIEDAVLNGGLEFPFVWKSAQFGYDGNGVKIVRTLADLKGLPPGECITEALIDFKNELAVIVARNPDGEVKTYPVVEMEFHPEANQVEYVICPARISEAVAKKAQEVALNVSKAFNNVGLLAVELFQTQNDDILINEVAPRPHNSGHQTIEASYTSQFEQHIRAILNLPLGKTESKVGGIMVNLVGAEGFSGEVIYENIAEIMKMEGVTPHIYGKKQTRPFRKMGHVTIVNEDLNTARAIAEDVKNTIKVISK from the coding sequence ATGAATTACTTTTCTTCACAATTTAAACTAGGTATTTTAGGTGGTGGTCAATTAGGCAAGATGATGCTTAATGTAACACGAAAATTTGATATTACTACCCATGTCTTAGGTGTTAATGACGATGCACCTTGCAGAATCGCTTGCGACCAATTCACGACAGGTGATTTAATGGATTTTGAAACGGTTTATAACTTTGGAAAACAAGTAGATCTGCTCACCTTTGAAATTGAAAATGTCAATGTCGATGCGCTCGAAAAATTAGAAAAAAAAGGTATTAAAGTCTATCCCTCTTCTAAGAATTTAAGGATTATCCAAAATAAAGCGAAACAGAAATTATTTTACTTAGATCATAATTTACCAACCTCAGACTTTTCTCGTTTTGCTTATGCTTCAGAAATTGAGGATGCTGTTTTAAATGGCGGATTAGAATTTCCTTTCGTCTGGAAAAGCGCACAATTTGGTTATGATGGTAATGGTGTTAAAATAGTTCGCACCTTAGCCGATTTAAAAGGATTACCGCCAGGAGAATGTATTACAGAAGCGCTTATTGATTTTAAAAACGAATTAGCGGTTATTGTTGCAAGAAATCCTGACGGGGAAGTAAAAACCTATCCTGTGGTAGAGATGGAATTTCACCCAGAAGCCAATCAAGTAGAGTATGTTATATGCCCAGCAAGAATCTCTGAGGCGGTTGCAAAAAAAGCACAAGAAGTCGCTTTAAACGTATCTAAGGCTTTTAATAATGTTGGGCTGTTAGCGGTTGAATTATTTCAAACTCAAAACGACGACATTTTAATTAATGAAGTTGCTCCCAGACCTCACAACTCAGGACACCAAACCATTGAAGCAAGTTACACCTCACAATTTGAACAACATATTCGTGCCATTCTAAATTTACCTTTAGGTAAAACAGAAAGTAAGGTGGGGGGCATTATGGTAAATCTGGTTGGTGCTGAAGGTTTTTCGGGTGAGGTTATTTATGAAAATATTGCTGAAATCATGAAAATGGAAGGTGTAACACCGCATATTTATGGTAAAAAGCAAACACGTCCCTTTCGTAAAATGGGACATGTAACTATTGTAAACGAAGATTTAAATACCGCAAGAGCGATTGCAGAGGACGTTAAGAATACAATTAAAGTGATAAGCAAATAA
- the purE gene encoding 5-(carboxyamino)imidazole ribonucleotide mutase, with protein sequence MSKVGVIMGSDSDLPIMQEAIDILKGFDIEVEVDIVSAHRTPEKLYDYSKNAHTRGLSVIIAGAGGAAHLPGMVAAMSPLPVIGVPVKSRNSIDGWDSILSILQMPGGVPVATVALDGAKNAGILAAQIIGTSDQCVLDKIIVYKEGLKLKVEAASKKLKY encoded by the coding sequence ATGAGCAAAGTTGGCGTAATTATGGGAAGCGATAGCGATCTCCCAATCATGCAGGAAGCAATCGATATTTTAAAAGGTTTTGATATTGAAGTAGAAGTTGATATTGTATCGGCACACAGAACACCAGAGAAATTGTACGATTATAGTAAAAATGCGCATACCAGAGGTCTCTCAGTTATTATTGCTGGCGCTGGTGGTGCGGCACATTTACCAGGGATGGTTGCAGCTATGTCACCACTTCCCGTAATAGGAGTGCCAGTGAAAAGTAGAAATTCTATAGATGGCTGGGATTCCATATTATCTATCTTACAGATGCCTGGAGGTGTTCCAGTGGCTACTGTAGCCCTGGATGGCGCAAAAAACGCAGGCATTCTAGCCGCGCAAATTATTGGCACGAGTGACCAATGTGTTTTAGATAAAATTATAGTTTACAAAGAAGGATTAAAGCTAAAAGTTGAAGCTGCTTCAAAAAAACTTAAATACTAA
- a CDS encoding M3 family metallopeptidase: MNTLTTNFSTKYTSAPFVQIENSDFKPAIMQLIEETKEEINAIVNNPEAPTFKNTIEALEFSGQQLNRVTSIFFNLNSAETNDEIQKIAQEVSPLLSEFGNDITLNEDLFKRVKVVYNQMKDLNLSVEQTTLLDKKYKGFSRNGANLKADAKVKLREIDKKLAKLKLTFGENILAETNKYELLITSEEALSGLPEGAKEAAKQLAESKNKDGWLITLDYPSYIPFMTYADNRELREELSKAFGSKAFKGDALDNQQNVLDIAKLSYDRAQLLGYKTHAHFVLEERMAETPEKVETFLNELLEKAKPAAENEFETLENFAKALDGIKALQKWDSAYYSEKLKQKLFSLDDEQLKPYFKLENVIAGAFMVAEKLFNLHFEEIHDIDKYHEEVLTYKVTNDKGDFISLFYADFFPRKGKRNGAWMTSYKSQYIQNNENERPHVSIVCNFTKPTKTKPSLLTFNEVTTLFHEFGHALHGMLANTTYPSLSGTSVYWDFVELPSQVMENWCYEKEALELFATHYETGAVIPMELIDKIKASATFQQGMQTLRQISFGLLDMAWYGTNPTSITDVKAYESNAFSDTDLYPDIPTSCMSTTFAHIFQGGYSSGYYSYKWAEVLDADAFDYFKQEGIFNKDVATKFKDHVLSQGGTENPVILYERFRGQAAKPEALLRRAGLIK, translated from the coding sequence ATGAATACATTAACAACAAACTTTTCGACCAAATACACATCAGCACCATTCGTTCAAATAGAAAACAGCGACTTTAAGCCTGCAATTATGCAGCTTATTGAGGAAACGAAGGAAGAAATTAATGCCATCGTTAATAATCCTGAAGCGCCTACTTTTAAAAACACCATAGAAGCATTAGAATTTAGTGGGCAGCAATTAAACCGGGTAACCAGTATCTTTTTTAATTTAAATTCTGCTGAAACCAATGATGAAATACAAAAAATAGCACAGGAGGTTTCTCCTTTGCTTTCAGAATTTGGAAATGACATTACTTTAAACGAAGATTTATTTAAAAGAGTAAAAGTGGTTTACAATCAAATGAAGGACTTAAATCTTTCAGTAGAACAAACCACACTATTAGATAAAAAGTATAAAGGTTTTTCTAGAAATGGTGCTAACTTAAAAGCGGATGCGAAAGTCAAACTTCGTGAAATAGACAAGAAATTAGCAAAACTAAAACTCACTTTCGGAGAAAATATTTTAGCCGAAACCAATAAATATGAGCTCCTAATAACCAGTGAAGAAGCCTTGTCTGGTTTACCAGAAGGCGCAAAAGAAGCCGCCAAACAATTAGCAGAAAGTAAGAACAAAGACGGTTGGTTGATCACGTTAGATTACCCAAGTTATATTCCTTTTATGACGTATGCAGATAATCGTGAGTTAAGAGAAGAATTATCGAAAGCTTTTGGCAGCAAAGCCTTTAAAGGCGATGCTTTAGACAATCAACAAAACGTTTTAGATATTGCAAAACTTAGTTATGATCGCGCACAATTGTTAGGTTATAAAACACATGCCCATTTTGTATTAGAAGAACGTATGGCAGAAACTCCTGAAAAAGTTGAGACTTTTTTAAATGAGTTACTAGAAAAAGCAAAGCCTGCTGCTGAAAATGAATTTGAAACATTAGAAAATTTCGCAAAAGCATTAGACGGTATTAAGGCCTTACAAAAATGGGATTCAGCTTATTATTCTGAAAAATTAAAACAAAAATTATTCAGTTTAGATGACGAACAATTAAAGCCTTATTTTAAATTAGAAAATGTGATTGCTGGCGCTTTTATGGTGGCGGAAAAATTATTCAATTTACATTTTGAAGAAATACACGATATCGATAAATACCACGAAGAGGTTTTAACGTATAAAGTAACAAACGATAAAGGCGACTTTATCTCACTTTTTTATGCTGATTTTTTTCCGAGAAAAGGCAAACGAAATGGCGCTTGGATGACCTCGTACAAATCACAATACATCCAAAACAACGAAAACGAAAGACCGCATGTGTCTATCGTCTGCAACTTTACAAAACCAACAAAGACCAAGCCATCACTGCTTACTTTTAATGAAGTAACGACCTTGTTTCACGAGTTTGGTCATGCCTTACACGGCATGTTAGCCAATACAACTTACCCAAGTTTATCTGGCACAAGTGTGTACTGGGATTTTGTAGAATTACCAAGTCAGGTGATGGAAAACTGGTGCTATGAGAAAGAAGCATTAGAGCTATTTGCGACACATTATGAAACTGGAGCAGTCATCCCTATGGAGCTAATAGATAAAATAAAAGCGTCAGCCACCTTTCAACAAGGCATGCAAACACTACGTCAAATAAGTTTTGGTCTATTAGATATGGCTTGGTATGGCACAAACCCTACAAGCATTACAGATGTAAAAGCCTATGAAAGTAATGCTTTTAGTGATACAGACCTTTATCCAGATATTCCAACGAGTTGTATGAGTACTACTTTTGCGCATATTTTTCAAGGGGGGTATTCTTCTGGGTATTACAGTTACAAATGGGCTGAAGTTTTAGATGCAGATGCGTTTGACTATTTTAAACAAGAAGGTATTTTCAACAAAGACGTAGCCACTAAATTCAAAGACCACGTGCTCTCTCAGGGCGGCACAGAAAATCCTGTGATTTTATACGAACGTTTTAGAGGTCAGGCAGCAAAACCAGAGGCTTTATTAAGGCGTGCTGGTCTGATAAAATAG
- a CDS encoding GbsR/MarR family transcriptional regulator has protein sequence MEYQEAKEKFISTWGSLGSLWGINKAMAQIQSLLFISTTPLSMEDIMEDLKISRGNTSMNLRQLMDWGIVTKILVPGERKEYFTTEKDVQELARIIAKERSRREIKPVIKILDEVSTIEDDGTEKTKELIKQTKALHELTETMDSMINKLVNQKQNWLTKSVLKLFK, from the coding sequence ATGGAATATCAAGAAGCAAAAGAGAAATTTATTAGTACCTGGGGAAGTTTAGGCTCGCTATGGGGCATCAATAAAGCGATGGCCCAAATTCAATCCTTACTGTTTATTTCTACAACACCACTGTCTATGGAAGACATCATGGAAGACCTTAAGATTTCTCGTGGTAATACCAGCATGAATTTACGACAATTGATGGATTGGGGTATCGTTACAAAAATACTAGTCCCTGGAGAACGTAAAGAGTATTTTACAACAGAAAAAGACGTACAAGAATTGGCCAGAATTATAGCAAAAGAACGTAGTCGTCGCGAAATCAAACCGGTTATTAAAATTTTAGATGAAGTCTCGACTATTGAAGATGACGGCACCGAAAAAACAAAAGAACTCATAAAACAAACCAAAGCACTACACGAATTAACGGAGACTATGGATTCGATGATTAATAAATTAGTAAACCAAAAACAAAACTGGCTAACGAAGTCGGTTCTAAAACTCTTTAAATAA
- a CDS encoding cyclopropane-fatty-acyl-phospholipid synthase family protein, whose protein sequence is METLILKHQEKSKENTIEMVDFYNEATEDYAFWSKDLNMHFGYYRPFLNSPFRRNTMLNEMNNQVLKRLNLDKDKSTIIDLGCGVGGTMRYALKKIKGLTAFGVTLSPFQVEKGNALLKHLKGSIINENYNQTSFKSNSFDGALAIESFCHSGHDKRSFKEAYRVLKSNGRFVIADAFLKKETSELCYGSNYAYRKLCSHWSLERLASIKTVKKDLTDLGFKNIKVEDVSFRVAPSVLHVPFAITGFILKKLFAFKSLKRESLHNLKGSFYALLSGLHMKSFGYYFISATK, encoded by the coding sequence ATGGAAACACTTATACTAAAACACCAAGAAAAATCTAAAGAAAACACCATAGAAATGGTAGACTTCTATAACGAAGCTACTGAAGATTATGCCTTTTGGAGTAAAGATTTAAATATGCATTTTGGTTACTATAGACCCTTCCTAAACAGTCCATTTAGACGAAATACAATGCTTAATGAAATGAATAATCAAGTACTGAAACGCTTAAACTTAGATAAAGACAAAAGTACAATTATAGATTTAGGTTGCGGTGTTGGTGGCACCATGCGTTATGCATTAAAAAAAATAAAAGGTTTAACCGCATTTGGTGTTACCTTATCTCCGTTTCAAGTTGAAAAGGGTAATGCACTTTTAAAACATTTAAAAGGCAGTATTATAAACGAAAATTACAACCAAACCTCTTTTAAGTCTAATAGCTTTGATGGTGCATTAGCCATAGAAAGTTTTTGTCATTCTGGTCACGACAAGCGTTCTTTTAAAGAAGCGTATCGTGTATTAAAGTCCAACGGCCGATTTGTTATTGCAGATGCTTTTTTAAAAAAAGAAACATCAGAGTTGTGCTATGGTTCAAATTACGCGTACAGAAAATTGTGCTCACATTGGAGTTTAGAACGTTTGGCTTCAATAAAAACCGTTAAAAAAGACCTAACTGATTTGGGATTCAAAAACATTAAAGTAGAAGACGTTTCATTTAGAGTTGCTCCCTCAGTATTACATGTGCCGTTTGCTATTACAGGATTTATTCTAAAAAAATTATTCGCCTTTAAATCGCTTAAGCGCGAAAGTTTACATAATCTTAAAGGTTCGTTTTACGCTCTATTATCTGGATTACACATGAAGAGTTTTGGATATTATTTTATAAGTGCAACAAAATAA
- a CDS encoding TIGR01777 family oxidoreductase: MKTIIIAGGSGFLGQVLETFFTKKQYAVKILTRNPKRNNDIYWNAKDLGDWTNQLENTVAVINLTGKSVDCRYTEENKKEIYKSRIDSTNLLGLAINLCEQPPKVWFNSSTATIYRHSVDKQMTEENGEIGDNFSMSIAKSWETAFYEVMTPKTRKIALRTSIVMGKKGGAISPLKALTKLGLGGKQGSGKQKVSWIHELDFARAIDFLLENVNLEGNFNLSVKNPTDNKTLMQNMRQKLGVPFGISHPVWLLKFGATLIGTETELVLKSRNVIPKRLIDNGFEFRFDTIEVALDDLLKNK, translated from the coding sequence ATGAAGACCATTATCATAGCCGGCGGAAGCGGCTTTTTAGGCCAGGTTTTAGAAACCTTTTTTACAAAGAAGCAATACGCGGTTAAAATATTAACACGAAACCCTAAACGTAATAATGACATTTATTGGAATGCTAAAGATTTGGGGGATTGGACAAATCAATTGGAAAACACAGTAGCAGTAATCAATCTCACTGGCAAATCTGTTGATTGTCGCTATACTGAAGAAAACAAAAAAGAAATTTATAAATCAAGAATTGATTCTACTAACCTACTGGGCTTGGCTATTAACTTATGCGAACAGCCTCCAAAAGTTTGGTTTAATTCGTCTACAGCAACCATTTATCGTCACTCTGTAGACAAACAAATGACTGAAGAAAACGGAGAAATAGGCGACAATTTCTCTATGAGTATTGCGAAGTCTTGGGAGACCGCATTTTATGAGGTGATGACTCCTAAAACCAGAAAAATTGCATTGCGTACGTCTATTGTAATGGGCAAAAAAGGTGGCGCCATATCACCTTTAAAAGCACTAACTAAACTTGGCTTAGGAGGAAAACAAGGCTCAGGTAAACAAAAAGTAAGCTGGATTCACGAACTTGATTTTGCAAGAGCTATTGATTTTCTATTAGAAAATGTAAACCTAGAAGGCAACTTCAACCTCTCAGTCAAAAACCCGACAGATAACAAAACACTCATGCAGAATATGAGACAAAAATTGGGTGTCCCTTTTGGTATTTCACATCCGGTATGGCTCTTAAAGTTTGGGGCAACACTCATTGGTACTGAAACAGAACTCGTTTTAAAGAGTCGCAATGTGATTCCGAAACGGTTAATCGATAATGGCTTTGAATTCAGGTTTGATACTATTGAAGTAGCTTTAGATGATTTACTTAAAAACAAATAA